TGCGCGCCCAGCGGGCCAGGCGGGCCGAGGGCGAGGCCCTGACATAGCGGTCGCAGAAGGCGCGCAGGACGCCGGCGGCGTCCTCGGCCAGCTCCTGAGCTTCGCTGCGCGCGTCGGCGCCGGCGTCCGCCGCGTCTGACGGAACGGTCTCATCGACCTGGACATGGATGCGCCAGCGCGGATCGCCGACCGGGGTCAGCACCAGGCCGCTCTGCGCGCCGGCGGGCAGGCGCACCAGCACGTCTTGCTGCTCGATGCGCACCGTGCGCACGCCGCCCCGGCGGGCGATCTCGGGCGAGACGATCAGCTCATGGCGGCGCGGGGCCGCGCCGCGCAGCGTGTCATAGGCGCTGAGCAGGCGCTGCAGATCAGCCAGCG
The window above is part of the Hyphomonadaceae bacterium ML37 genome. Proteins encoded here:
- a CDS encoding J domain-containing protein; the encoded protein is MNVTRQAVEAAYHILDLPPGADFQEVRTRFRARVKSVHPDIAAPTPETLADLQRLLSAYDTLRGAAPRRHELIVSPEIARRGGVRTVRIEQQDVLVRLPAGAQSGLVLTPVGDPRWRIHVQVDETVPSDAADAGADARSEAQELAEDAAGVLRAFCDRYVRASPSARLARWARTGAA